The Mycobacterium haemophilum DSM 44634 sequence TTGCGCTACCTCCGGGGCATCCGCTGTCCGGCAAACGCCGGGTGCCAACAACGGCACTGGCGCAGCTGCCGCTGCTGCTGCTGGATGAGGGTCACTGCTTGCGCGACCAGGCCCTCGACATCTGCCGGAAAGCGGGAGTGCAGGCCGAGCTGGCCAACACCCGCGCGGCGTCGTTGGCGACCGCTGTGCAATGCGTGACCGGCGGATTGGGGGTGACGCTGATCCCACAGAGCGCTGCGCCCGTCGAGTCCGCGCGCAGCCGCCTCGGACTTGCGCAGTTCGCTGCCCCCCGCCCCGGACGACGGATCGGTCTGGCGTTCCGCTCCGCTAGCGGCCGCGGTGCGTCCTATCAGCAGATTGCCGGGATCATCGGTGAGTTGATTAGCAGCGAACATCAGGTGCGGCTAGTCGGCTAAGCGACGGTAAGTTCGGCCTATGGAGAAGGTAATCGCTGTGCTCATGCGCCACTCCTCCACATCACTTCGCTCTGCATCGTCGCCGGCGCGGCTCATGCGTGCTGATCCCGATGACGATTGGTGCGCCCGCCAGCGGGGTCCGGTCGCCGATGCACTGTTGGGGCTGGGCCTTCCCGGGCTCTCGATCAACGTCCGTGACAGCGCGGTGCACCACTCACTCATGACGTTGACAACGTTGGCGCCGCCGGTGGCAGCGGTGGTGAGTCTGTGGACCCAGCAATGCTATGGCGATCAGACGGCGGCAGCGCTCAAGCTGCTGGCTCGGGAGTGCGATCAACTCGGTGCGTATCTGGTGACCGAGTCGATCCCACTGGCCCCACCTGCTACCGAATCAGGTGCTCGTACAACGGGTTTAGCCAACATTGCGCTGCTACGCCAGCCCACTGCCCTGGACCAGGAGACGTGGCTGGATCGTTGGCAACGCCACCACACGCAGGTGGCCATCGAGACACAGTCGACATTTGGGTACACCCAGAATTGGGTCGTGCGTACCCTCACCCCACACGCACCGGGAATCGTGGGCATCGTCGAAGAGTTGTTCCCGGCGGAGGCAATCACCGACCTGAAGGCTTTCTTCGGGGCCGCCGACGACAACGACCTGCAGCACCGGCTAAGCCGGATGGTTGCTAGCACAACTACATTCGGCGCCAACGAAAACATCGACACCGTCCCAACTAGCCGCTACGTGTTCAAGACACCGTTCAAGGATTAAGGAACCCGCATGACAACATTGCGCGACGCTGTGGCGTTGGCCGCCGCAGAAAGCGGTCTAGCCGTGGTGTCCACCGTTCGCTCCGACGGAACGGTGCAGGCTTCGCTAGTCAATGTCGGCCTGTTGCCGCACCCCGCCAGCGGAGAACCCTCCCTAGGCTTTACCACCTACGGCAAGGTCAAACTCGCCAATCTTCGGGCCCGGCCGCAGCTAGCCGTCACCTTCCGCAACGGCTGGCAGTGGGCGACCGTCGAGGGCCGTGCGGAGCTGGCCGGACCCGATGACGCACAGCCCTGGCTCGCCGACGCCGACCAATTGCGGGTATTGCTACGCGAGGTCTTCACCGCCGCGGGCGGCACCCACGACAACTGGCAGGAATACGACCAGGTGATGGCCAAGGAGCGGCGCGCCGTGGTGTTGATCGTGCCGACGCGGGTGTACAGCAACGGCTGAACTCCGATTGCGCCGCTCACCTGACGGCTCGCCCATTGATCACAGGTTAAGCGTCCGGTCAGCCATGCTGGACCCTGAAAGTTGATATCGCATGCGATACATCGCGCTTGCGCTGCAAACGCCGACGCCATTCACTGCGGGCCGGCATCTCGGCGAGGTCAAGCCTGATTGTTTAGCTGGCCGGGTCGAGTTGGGCGTCACCTCGGGCTGAGGCGGCGATGATCGCCCGCAGCGTGCGCCGGCAGCGCCCGCAGTCGCCGCCCGCCCCGCAGGCGGCCGCGACCTCTTTGGAGGTCGACGCACCACGCGCGACGACGTCGCACACGGTTTGGTTGGTGGCGCCGACACACAGACACACGTACATCAGCAAATCCCCCGACCGCAGGTGACATCCCGCACCAGATACGCGCGCATCGCATCCCGCGTGATCAGAGTCCCGGGCGATGCCGTCGGGCGAACAAGCCGCATGTTAGTGGAGTCTAACCTAAGTAGGTTAGTGGAGTCTAACCTAAGTAACAACCTGCGATTGAATTGATCGCCTGCGCGTGACGCGCCGACGATGCACCTAACGCTGCACTGACCCGTACCTGCTGCACTAGATTCGAACCTGGCACGGCACAGTGTGCTGCTATTTGCCAGGATGAGCCAAAGCTAGGTGTGCTTCAGCCCAGCCCACCGGCAGCGGTTCGACGTGGTCCCTTACCCATGCCTAGGAGTGTTCATGCAAGGTGATCCGGATGTCTTGCGCTTGCTCAACGAGCAACTGACCAGTGAGCTCACCGCTATCAACCAGTATTTTCTGCATTCGAAGATGCAAGACAACTGGGGCTTTACCGAGTTAGCAGCGCACACCCGCGCGGAGTCCTTCGACGAAATGCGGCACGCCGAGGCGGTTACCGATCGCATTTTGCTGCTGGACGGCTTGCCGAACTACCAGCGGATCGGGTCGTTGCGCGTTGGCCAGACGCTACGTGAGCAGTTCGAGGCCGACCTGGCTATCGAGTACGAGGTGGTGAACCGGCTCAAGCCCGGAATCATCATGTGCCGGGAAAAGCAGGACAGCACCAGCGCCGTGCTGCTGGAGAAAATCGTGGCCGACGAGGAAGAGCACATCGACTACCTGGAAACGCAGCTGGCGCTGATGGACAAGCTCGGGGAGGAGTTGTACTCGGCGCAATGCGTCTCCCGGCCGCCGAGTTAACGCCTCGTGGCTAACTAGCTAATCCACTGGCAGGCATGACCAGCCCGAGTGCAGCAAACCGACCGAGCCCAGCCGCGGATCCCGCGTCCGACAGCGCGCACGCCCGTCACGACATGGAGTGGCTAGTCGGCGCTGCAGAATGGCTGCCATGACAGCTACCCCGCTTGCCGCTGCAGCCATCGACCAGCTGGAGGCAGAGGGCGTCGACACCGTCATCGGCACCGCGGTGAACCCGGCCGGGCTCACCCAAGCCAAAACCGTGCCGATCCGGCGGACCAATGCATTCGCCGATCCCGGCTTAGGCGCCAGTCCGTCGTGGCATGCGTTTGCCATCGACCAGACCGGCATAGCGTTCACCGAAAACGTCGGCGTGGTCGGCGATCAGCGCCTGCGCATCGATCTATCCGCACTGCGCATTATCGGAGACGGGTTGGCCTGGGCACCCGCCGCGTTCTTCGAGCAGGACGGCGCACCCGTTTCCGGATGCAGCCGCGGGACACTGAGCCGGGTGGAGGCTGCGCTCGCCGCAGCCGGCATCGACGCGGTGATCGGCCACGAAATCGAATTCCTGCTGGTCGATCCTGACGGTGGCCAGCTGCCGTCGGCGGGGTGGGCGCAGTACGGTCTTGCCGGTGTGCTCGAACACGAGGCGTTTGTCCGTGATGTCACCAGCGCGGCCGCAGCCTCCGGCGTCGGGATCGAACAATTTCATCCGGAGTACGGTGCCAATCAATTCGAGATCTCGTTGGCGCCGCTAGCGCCGGTAGCCGCCGCCGACCAATTGGCATTGACCCGGCTCATCATCGGCCGGGCGGCCCGCCGCCACGGACTGCGCGTTAGCCTGTCGCCGGCTCCCTTCGCCGGCGGCGTCGGATCCGGTGCCCACCAACACTTCTCGCTAGCCACCTCGGAAGGTCCGCTGTTTTCCGACGGGACGGGTGTGGAGGGGATGACGCCGGCGGGCGAGAGCGCGATGGCCGGCGTGCTGCGCGGATTGGCGGAGGCCCAGGGTGTTTTGTGCGGATCGATCGTGTCTGGATTGCGGATGCGCCCTGGCAATTGGGCCGGTGTCTATGCGTGCTGGGGAACCGAGAACCGGGAGGCAGCGGTGCGATTCGTCAAGGGCGGCACTAGTAATCCGCGCGGTGGCAATGTCGAGGTGAAAATTGTCGATCCCTCGGCGAACCCGTATTTTGCGTCGGCGGCGATCCTCGGGCTGGCACTCGACGGAATCACACACAAAGCGGCATTGCCGCCGCAAATTACCATCGACCCCGCAAAACTTTCCGATTCGGACCGCCGCCGCGCCGATATCCTGAGGCTTCCCACAGTGCAGGCTGAAGCTATTGCTGCACTTGATAATTCGCAGCTCCTGCGAGGTATTCTCGGCGATCCTGCAGTCGACATGGTGGTCGCAGTTCGCCGTCTCGAGCAGGAGCGCTACACGACCCTGAGCCCCGAGCAGCTGGCGGATAAGTTCCGGATGGCCTGGAGCCTGTGACGGAGCCTGTCATGGCGTCCGACTTATCAGCCCTGGCCCAGCACGTCGGCGAAGTGGCCTTGATCGAT is a genomic window containing:
- a CDS encoding PPOX class F420-dependent oxidoreductase, with product MTTLRDAVALAAAESGLAVVSTVRSDGTVQASLVNVGLLPHPASGEPSLGFTTYGKVKLANLRARPQLAVTFRNGWQWATVEGRAELAGPDDAQPWLADADQLRVLLREVFTAAGGTHDNWQEYDQVMAKERRAVVLIVPTRVYSNG
- a CDS encoding (2Fe-2S)-binding protein gives rise to the protein MYVCLCVGATNQTVCDVVARGASTSKEVAAACGAGGDCGRCRRTLRAIIAASARGDAQLDPAS
- the bfrA gene encoding bacterioferritin BfrA: MQGDPDVLRLLNEQLTSELTAINQYFLHSKMQDNWGFTELAAHTRAESFDEMRHAEAVTDRILLLDGLPNYQRIGSLRVGQTLREQFEADLAIEYEVVNRLKPGIIMCREKQDSTSAVLLEKIVADEEEHIDYLETQLALMDKLGEELYSAQCVSRPPS
- a CDS encoding glutamine synthetase family protein, whose product is MTATPLAAAAIDQLEAEGVDTVIGTAVNPAGLTQAKTVPIRRTNAFADPGLGASPSWHAFAIDQTGIAFTENVGVVGDQRLRIDLSALRIIGDGLAWAPAAFFEQDGAPVSGCSRGTLSRVEAALAAAGIDAVIGHEIEFLLVDPDGGQLPSAGWAQYGLAGVLEHEAFVRDVTSAAAASGVGIEQFHPEYGANQFEISLAPLAPVAAADQLALTRLIIGRAARRHGLRVSLSPAPFAGGVGSGAHQHFSLATSEGPLFSDGTGVEGMTPAGESAMAGVLRGLAEAQGVLCGSIVSGLRMRPGNWAGVYACWGTENREAAVRFVKGGTSNPRGGNVEVKIVDPSANPYFASAAILGLALDGITHKAALPPQITIDPAKLSDSDRRRADILRLPTVQAEAIAALDNSQLLRGILGDPAVDMVVAVRRLEQERYTTLSPEQLADKFRMAWSL